One Neomonachus schauinslandi chromosome 9, ASM220157v2, whole genome shotgun sequence DNA segment encodes these proteins:
- the MEX3B gene encoding RNA-binding protein MEX3B: MPSSLFADLERNGSGGGGGGGGGGGGGGGGETLDDQRALQLALDQLSLLGLDSDEGASLYDSEPRKKSVNMTECVPVPSSEHVAEIVGRQGCKIKALRAKTNTYIKTPVRGEEPVFVVTGRKEDVAMARREIISAAEHFSMIRASRNKNTALNGAVPGPPNLPGQTTIQVRVPYRVVGLVVGPKGATIKRIQQQTHTYIVTPSRDKEPVFEVTGMPENVDRAREEIEAHIALRTGGIIELTDENDFHANGTDVGFELHHGSGGSGPGSLWSKPTPSITPTPGRKPFSSYRNDSSSSLGSASTDSYFGGGTSGSTAATPRLADYSPPSPALSFAHNGNNNNNGNGYTYAAGEASVPSPDGCPELQPTFDPAPAPPPGAPLLWAQFERSPGGGPAAPVSSSCSSSASSSASSSSVVFPGAGAPSNANLGLLVHRRLHPGASCPRLSPPLHMAPGAGEHHLARRVRSDPGGGGLTYAAYANGLGAQLPGLQPSDTSGSSSSSSSSSSSSSSSSGLRRKGSRDCSVCFESEVIAALVPCGHNLFCMECANRICEKSEPECPVCHTAVTQAIRIFS, translated from the exons ATGCCCAGCTCCCTGTTTGCAGACCTGGAGCGCAACGGCAGCGGCGGCGGagggggaggcggcggcggcggcggcggcggcggcgggggagaGACCCTGGATGACCAAAGAGCCCTGCAGCTCGCGCTCGATCAGCTCTCCCTGCTGGGGCTGGACAGTGACGAGGGCGCCTCTCTGTACGACAGTGAGCCGCGCAAGAAGAGCGTGAACATGACCGAGTGCGTGCCGGTGCCCAGTTCCGAGCACGTCGCCGAGATCGTGGGGCGGCAAG GTTGTAAAATTAAAGCGCTGCGGGCGAAGACCAATACTTACATCAAGACCCCGGTTCGCGGGGAGGAGCCTGTCTTTGTTGTGACGGGCAGGAAGGAGGATGTGGCCATGGCTCGGAGGGAGATCATCTCTGCCGCGGAGCACTTCTCCATGATCCGCGCCTCGCGGAATAAGAACACGGCGCTCAACGGCGCAGTGCCCGGGCCGCCCAACCTGCCCGGACAGACCACCATCCAGGTGCGGGTGCCCTATCGCGTGGTGGGGCTCGTGGTGGGGCCCAAGGGCGCCACGATCAAGCGCATCCAACAACAGACGCACACGTACATCGTGACGCCCAGCCGCGACAAGGAGCCGGTGTTCGAGGTGACCGGCATGCCTGAGAACGTGGACCGAGCTCGCGAAGAGATCGAGGCGCACATCGCCCTGCGCACCGGCGGCATCATCGAGCTCACAGATGAGAACGACTTCCACGCCAACGGCACGGATGTGGGCTTTGAGCTGCATCACGGGTCCGGCGGGTCCGGCCCGGGCAGCCTCTGGAGCAAGCCCACCCCCAGCATCACGCCCACCCCCGGCCGCAAGCCCTTCTCTAGCTACCGCAACGACAGCTCCAGCTCGCTTGGCAGCGCCTCCACGGACTCTTACTTCGGCGGGGGGACCAGCGGCAGCACAGCCGCCACCCCGCGCCTGGCGGACTACAGCCCCCCCAGCCCCGCGCTCAGCTTTGCCCACAacggaaacaacaacaacaacggcAACGGATACACCTACGCGGCGGGGGAAGCTTCCGTGCCTTCCCCCGACGGCTGTCCCGAGCTGCAGCCCACCTTCGACCCGGCTCCCGCTCCCCCGCCTGGGGCGCCGCTGCTCTGGGCTCAGTTCGAGCGCTCCCCCGGAGGCGGACCCGCAGCGCCGGTGTCGTCTTCCTGCTCGTCCTCCGCATCTTCGTCCGCCTCGTCGTCCTCGGTGGTCTTCCCCGGCGCCGGCGCGCCCTCCAATGCCAACCTGGGGCTGCTGGTGCACCGCCGGCTGCACCCGGGCGCGAGCTGCCCGCGCCTGTCCCCGCCCTTGCACATGGCGCCGGGGGCGGGCGAGCACCACCTGGCTCGCCGGGTGCGCAGCGACCCGGGCGGAGGCGGCCTGACCTACGCCGCCTACGCCAACGGGCTGGGGGCGCAGCTGCCGGGCCTGCAGCCGTCGGACACCTCCGGCTCCTCGTCGTCGTccagctcctcctccagctcctcgtCGTCGTCGTCGGGGTTGCGGCGGAAGGGCAGCCGCGACTGCTCCGTGTGCTTCGAGAGCGAAGTGATCGCCGCGCTCGTGCCCTGCGGCCACAACCTCTTCTGCATGGAGTGCGCCAACCGCATCTGCGAGAAGAGCGAGCCCGAGTGCCCGGTCTGCCACACCGCGGTCACTCAGGCCATCCGCATCTTTTCCTGA